The following coding sequences lie in one Opisthocomus hoazin isolate bOpiHoa1 chromosome 7, bOpiHoa1.hap1, whole genome shotgun sequence genomic window:
- the CDCA4 gene encoding cell division cycle-associated protein 4 isoform X2 has translation MGEEEGLHQTQLLDTMFVRGLKRKCFDGEEDIEGTLAGIKAIPSYNLQRQSLLDMSLVKLQLCHMLVEPNLCRSVLIANTVRQIQEEMTQDGTWQMINTQSTGQASLDRLVSTDILCRSSREQAEGKHVPAYSTFSKDFEGEQVEHSSETMSTASSVQAPRNLQSNVWEMENPQENKGNFQKSLDQIFETLENKSPNSVEDLFSEVDNSYYDLDTMLTGMMNNTKMGHCDGLETFSSPTTTTSNSNCKSDLNELDHIVEILVES, from the exons ATGGGAGAAGAGGAAGGATTACATCAAACACAATTACTG gacaCAATGTTTGTGCGAGGAttaaagagaaaatgttttgatGGCGAAGAAGATATTGAAGGAACTCTGGCTGGTATTAAGGCTATTCCTTCATACAATCTTCAGCGGCAGTCACTTTTAGATATGTCCTTGGTTAAACTTCAGCTGTGTCACATGCTGGTTGAACCTAACCTTTGTCGTTCGGTACTTATAGCCAACACGGTACGGCAGATTCAAGAGGAAATGACTCAAGATGGGACTTGGCAGATGATAAATACACAGAGTACAGGGCAGGCATCCCTGGATCGTCTTGTTTCAACAGATATTCTCTGTCGTTCGTCTAGGGAACAAGCTGAGGGAAAGCATGTTCCAGCTTATAGTACTTTCAGTAAAGACTTTGAGGGTGAGCAGGTGGAACACAGTTCAGAAACTATGTCAACAGCCTCTTCAGTGCAAGCTCCAAGAAACCTGCAGAGCAATGTGTGGGAAATGGAGAATCcacaggaaaataaaggaaactttCAAAAATCACTAGATCAAATATTTGAGACACTGGAGAATAAAAGTCCTAATTCTGTTGAAGATCTGTTCTCAGAAGTTGACAATTCCTACTATGATCTTGATACTATGTTAACAGGCATGATGAACAACACGAAAATGGGACACTGTGATGGGCTTGAAACGTTTTCTTCTCCAACAACTACAACTTCTAACTCTAATTGTAAATCTGATCTTAATGAGCTTGATCATATTGTGGAAATCCTTGTTGAATCCTGA
- the CDCA4 gene encoding cell division cycle-associated protein 4 isoform X1 produces the protein MFLTPVVPHWPFYNLDTMFVRGLKRKCFDGEEDIEGTLAGIKAIPSYNLQRQSLLDMSLVKLQLCHMLVEPNLCRSVLIANTVRQIQEEMTQDGTWQMINTQSTGQASLDRLVSTDILCRSSREQAEGKHVPAYSTFSKDFEGEQVEHSSETMSTASSVQAPRNLQSNVWEMENPQENKGNFQKSLDQIFETLENKSPNSVEDLFSEVDNSYYDLDTMLTGMMNNTKMGHCDGLETFSSPTTTTSNSNCKSDLNELDHIVEILVES, from the exons ATGTTCCTGACCCCTGTTGTACCACACTGGCCATTCTATAACCTG gacaCAATGTTTGTGCGAGGAttaaagagaaaatgttttgatGGCGAAGAAGATATTGAAGGAACTCTGGCTGGTATTAAGGCTATTCCTTCATACAATCTTCAGCGGCAGTCACTTTTAGATATGTCCTTGGTTAAACTTCAGCTGTGTCACATGCTGGTTGAACCTAACCTTTGTCGTTCGGTACTTATAGCCAACACGGTACGGCAGATTCAAGAGGAAATGACTCAAGATGGGACTTGGCAGATGATAAATACACAGAGTACAGGGCAGGCATCCCTGGATCGTCTTGTTTCAACAGATATTCTCTGTCGTTCGTCTAGGGAACAAGCTGAGGGAAAGCATGTTCCAGCTTATAGTACTTTCAGTAAAGACTTTGAGGGTGAGCAGGTGGAACACAGTTCAGAAACTATGTCAACAGCCTCTTCAGTGCAAGCTCCAAGAAACCTGCAGAGCAATGTGTGGGAAATGGAGAATCcacaggaaaataaaggaaactttCAAAAATCACTAGATCAAATATTTGAGACACTGGAGAATAAAAGTCCTAATTCTGTTGAAGATCTGTTCTCAGAAGTTGACAATTCCTACTATGATCTTGATACTATGTTAACAGGCATGATGAACAACACGAAAATGGGACACTGTGATGGGCTTGAAACGTTTTCTTCTCCAACAACTACAACTTCTAACTCTAATTGTAAATCTGATCTTAATGAGCTTGATCATATTGTGGAAATCCTTGTTGAATCCTGA
- the CDCA4 gene encoding cell division cycle-associated protein 4 isoform X3: protein MFVRGLKRKCFDGEEDIEGTLAGIKAIPSYNLQRQSLLDMSLVKLQLCHMLVEPNLCRSVLIANTVRQIQEEMTQDGTWQMINTQSTGQASLDRLVSTDILCRSSREQAEGKHVPAYSTFSKDFEGEQVEHSSETMSTASSVQAPRNLQSNVWEMENPQENKGNFQKSLDQIFETLENKSPNSVEDLFSEVDNSYYDLDTMLTGMMNNTKMGHCDGLETFSSPTTTTSNSNCKSDLNELDHIVEILVES, encoded by the coding sequence ATGTTTGTGCGAGGAttaaagagaaaatgttttgatGGCGAAGAAGATATTGAAGGAACTCTGGCTGGTATTAAGGCTATTCCTTCATACAATCTTCAGCGGCAGTCACTTTTAGATATGTCCTTGGTTAAACTTCAGCTGTGTCACATGCTGGTTGAACCTAACCTTTGTCGTTCGGTACTTATAGCCAACACGGTACGGCAGATTCAAGAGGAAATGACTCAAGATGGGACTTGGCAGATGATAAATACACAGAGTACAGGGCAGGCATCCCTGGATCGTCTTGTTTCAACAGATATTCTCTGTCGTTCGTCTAGGGAACAAGCTGAGGGAAAGCATGTTCCAGCTTATAGTACTTTCAGTAAAGACTTTGAGGGTGAGCAGGTGGAACACAGTTCAGAAACTATGTCAACAGCCTCTTCAGTGCAAGCTCCAAGAAACCTGCAGAGCAATGTGTGGGAAATGGAGAATCcacaggaaaataaaggaaactttCAAAAATCACTAGATCAAATATTTGAGACACTGGAGAATAAAAGTCCTAATTCTGTTGAAGATCTGTTCTCAGAAGTTGACAATTCCTACTATGATCTTGATACTATGTTAACAGGCATGATGAACAACACGAAAATGGGACACTGTGATGGGCTTGAAACGTTTTCTTCTCCAACAACTACAACTTCTAACTCTAATTGTAAATCTGATCTTAATGAGCTTGATCATATTGTGGAAATCCTTGTTGAATCCTGA